One Fuerstiella marisgermanici DNA window includes the following coding sequences:
- a CDS encoding PIG-L deacetylase family protein — protein MLDQSNQSPSDLHIVAIHAHPDDIEIQCAGTLLRLKQLGCRISVATMTAGDGGSAELSADEISTIRRAEAASAAEVMGADYTCLEFRDLSICFDNDSRRRMTEYLRRTQPDVVLTAPPVDYMHDHEITSMLVRDACFNASVPNYKTRQWDPAPPMQKIPYLYFMDAIEGTDHFSNRQPVDFIVDVSAQFDQKLEALACHASQREWLRKQHGIDEYLESCRRWGAERGTEKGVGYGEGFRQYKGHPHPTDNLLKSLLDVTIV, from the coding sequence ATGCTCGATCAAAGCAATCAATCACCATCAGACCTTCACATCGTCGCGATCCACGCGCACCCGGACGACATAGAAATCCAATGCGCGGGCACGCTGTTGCGGCTCAAGCAATTGGGCTGCCGGATCTCCGTTGCAACAATGACGGCTGGAGACGGCGGCAGTGCAGAACTGTCTGCCGACGAAATCTCCACGATTCGCCGAGCCGAAGCAGCCTCCGCAGCTGAAGTCATGGGCGCAGACTACACGTGTCTGGAATTTCGCGACTTGTCCATCTGTTTCGACAATGACAGCCGTCGACGAATGACCGAGTACCTGCGGCGGACACAGCCAGACGTCGTGCTGACGGCTCCACCAGTCGACTACATGCACGATCATGAAATCACCAGCATGCTGGTCCGCGACGCGTGCTTCAACGCGTCTGTCCCGAACTACAAGACTCGCCAATGGGATCCAGCTCCTCCGATGCAGAAGATCCCGTATCTGTACTTCATGGATGCGATTGAGGGCACCGATCACTTCAGCAATCGTCAGCCGGTGGATTTCATCGTGGATGTTTCCGCGCAGTTTGACCAAAAGCTGGAAGCTCTGGCCTGTCATGCCAGCCAGCGGGAATGGCTGCGGAAGCAACACGGCATCGACGAGTACCTCGAATCGTGCCGTCGCTGGGGGGCTGAACGTGGAACAGAAAAGGGCGTTGGGTACGGCGAAGGATTCCGACAGTACAAAGGGCACCCGCACCCGACGGACAATCTGCTGAAATCGCTTCTTGACGTCACCATTGTTTGA
- a CDS encoding MerR family transcriptional regulator, translating into MTDSTEFPELKNTELNSSLPLSGECVTFTGTLASMVHREAAALVETHGGRSVQSVSGAVTMLVVGEEGWPLEEDGEASQKLKLTTQLVADGAEIRVVSESDWLHLIGLNERRDEIQRSYTPAMLSRLLNVPVGIIRRWDRIGLIKPVRRISRLPYFDYREVASAQRLANLLNEGVRAETLERSLVELSMTLTGTDRSLAQLTLLVQDEKIVLRDAHGVLNPRTGQRLLDFGVEPQLSLHVEHDSNQPAGDADADEGSDADEPTAEQAYDEGPIAISIVEARLKLDDRSMQEWTADEWFNEGCRLSEEGAFESAVNAFRNCLSLLATSSGGASGEPIQAVEDVGVYPDPADVHFHLADALYRAGKTEAAIERYHCAIESAPDFIEAWTQLGCLQTECEQWAAAEEALSTAIKIHDSNPDALLHYAQLLDQMQRGDEAIGYWEKYLRYDSRGPWADHARGRLDEAAKATPLLTD; encoded by the coding sequence GTGACCGATTCAACGGAATTCCCTGAACTGAAAAACACAGAACTGAACAGTTCGCTGCCGCTGTCCGGCGAATGCGTGACGTTCACCGGCACGCTGGCGTCCATGGTTCACCGGGAGGCCGCTGCGCTGGTCGAAACGCACGGCGGCCGCTCAGTGCAATCTGTGTCTGGCGCCGTGACAATGCTGGTGGTTGGCGAAGAAGGTTGGCCACTGGAAGAAGACGGCGAGGCTTCGCAAAAGCTGAAGCTGACGACTCAACTGGTCGCCGATGGTGCCGAGATTCGGGTCGTGTCTGAATCGGACTGGCTGCACCTGATCGGCCTCAACGAACGCCGAGACGAAATTCAGCGGTCTTACACGCCCGCAATGCTAAGCCGACTGTTGAATGTGCCAGTAGGGATCATTCGCCGGTGGGACCGCATCGGGCTGATCAAGCCGGTTCGGCGAATCAGCCGACTTCCATACTTTGACTACCGTGAAGTTGCGAGTGCTCAGCGATTGGCCAATTTACTTAATGAAGGCGTCCGCGCAGAAACACTCGAACGCAGCCTTGTGGAACTGAGTATGACTCTGACCGGCACAGACAGATCGCTGGCTCAACTAACACTGCTGGTGCAGGACGAAAAAATCGTGCTGCGAGATGCTCACGGAGTTCTTAATCCGCGCACCGGTCAGCGGTTGCTTGATTTCGGGGTTGAGCCGCAGTTGTCGCTTCATGTTGAGCACGATTCGAATCAGCCTGCTGGGGATGCCGACGCTGATGAAGGATCTGACGCAGACGAGCCGACAGCAGAGCAAGCCTACGATGAAGGCCCGATTGCAATTTCCATCGTCGAAGCTCGACTGAAGCTGGACGATCGCAGCATGCAGGAATGGACGGCCGATGAATGGTTCAATGAAGGCTGCCGTCTGTCGGAAGAGGGAGCGTTCGAATCGGCGGTGAATGCTTTCCGAAACTGCCTGAGTCTACTGGCGACCAGTTCTGGCGGCGCCAGCGGTGAGCCCATTCAGGCGGTTGAAGACGTTGGCGTTTACCCCGACCCGGCCGATGTTCACTTCCATCTGGCCGACGCGTTGTACCGCGCCGGGAAAACCGAAGCGGCTATTGAGCGGTATCACTGTGCCATCGAATCCGCGCCCGATTTTATCGAAGCATGGACGCAACTGGGATGCCTGCAGACTGAATGCGAGCAATGGGCGGCTGCGGAAGAAGCCCTGTCGACGGCGATTAAGATTCACGATTCAAATCCCGACGCGCTATTGCATTACGCCCAATTGCTGGATCAGATGCAGCGTGGGGATGAGGCCATTGGCTATTGGGAAAAGTACCTGCGGTACGATTCGCGAGGTCCGTGGGCGGATCACGCTCGTGGACGACTGGATGAGGCGGCAAAGGCCACGCCGTTGCTCACCGACTGA
- the glyA gene encoding serine hydroxymethyltransferase, with amino-acid sequence MPTIQSSDPAVWDSICHERTRQAEGLELIASENYTSEAVMEAAGTVLTNKYAEGYPGRRYYGGCEHVDTVEDIARERACELFGAEHANVQPHAGSQANMAVYLTVMEPGDTVLAMDLAHGGHLTHGMRLNFSGKLYKTAHYGVREDDNRIDFDQVAALAKEHKPKMIIAGASAYPREIDHAKFADIAKENGAVLMVDMAHYAGLVAGGIHNNPVPVADFVTTTTHKTLRGPRSGLILCRKDAAKDIDRSVFPGMQGGPLMHIVAAKAICFGEALKPEFKQYAQQIVDNAKTLSETLLAGGLRLASGGTDNHLMLCDVTAIDLSGSIAEEALDKAGITVNKNMIPFDKRKPMDPSGIRIGTAALTTRGMKTDEMKKVGAWILEVLKNCDNDSELTRIRAEIAEFTKAFPVPGIA; translated from the coding sequence ATGCCAACGATTCAATCAAGCGACCCGGCCGTCTGGGACTCCATCTGCCACGAACGCACTCGCCAGGCCGAAGGTCTGGAATTGATCGCGTCGGAAAACTACACCAGCGAAGCCGTCATGGAAGCGGCCGGCACGGTACTCACAAATAAATATGCCGAAGGCTATCCCGGTCGACGCTACTACGGCGGGTGCGAACACGTCGACACCGTCGAAGACATCGCTCGCGAACGAGCCTGTGAATTGTTCGGCGCTGAGCACGCCAACGTTCAGCCTCATGCCGGATCGCAGGCCAACATGGCCGTGTATCTGACCGTGATGGAACCTGGCGACACCGTGCTGGCCATGGACCTCGCCCACGGTGGGCACTTGACTCACGGCATGCGACTGAACTTCAGTGGCAAGCTGTACAAGACAGCTCACTACGGTGTTCGAGAAGACGACAATCGGATCGACTTCGATCAGGTGGCGGCTTTGGCCAAAGAACACAAGCCGAAGATGATCATCGCCGGAGCCAGCGCGTATCCTCGCGAAATCGACCACGCTAAGTTCGCTGACATCGCCAAAGAAAACGGCGCGGTCCTGATGGTGGATATGGCTCACTACGCAGGCCTTGTCGCGGGCGGCATTCACAACAACCCGGTTCCCGTCGCCGACTTTGTGACGACCACAACGCACAAAACTTTGCGAGGTCCTCGGTCCGGCTTGATTCTGTGCCGCAAAGACGCTGCCAAAGATATCGATCGCAGTGTGTTCCCCGGCATGCAGGGCGGACCGCTGATGCACATTGTTGCGGCGAAGGCCATCTGCTTCGGCGAAGCGCTGAAACCGGAATTCAAGCAGTACGCTCAGCAGATCGTCGACAACGCAAAGACGCTGTCCGAAACACTACTCGCGGGCGGGCTGCGACTGGCGTCCGGCGGCACGGACAACCACCTGATGCTGTGCGACGTGACGGCTATCGACCTGTCCGGCAGCATCGCCGAAGAAGCGTTGGACAAAGCGGGCATTACCGTCAACAAGAACATGATCCCCTTCGACAAACGCAAGCCTATGGACCCCAGCGGTATTCGAATCGGAACCGCCGCCCTGACCACTCGTGGTATGAAAACCGATGAGATGAAAAAAGTGGGAGCGTGGATTCTGGAAGTGCTGAAGAATTGCGACAACGATTCGGAACTCACCCGCATCCGCGCCGAGATCGCGGAATTCACGAAGGCCTTCCCCGTGCCGGGCATCGCGTAG
- a CDS encoding response regulator transcription factor, giving the protein MLPKKGRITRRKPKKAPPPTEFESPRKRRDFTVFLVEDDQGIRASLKEALEEEKLQVNDYMTAMEFYRDYREVVPGVLVLDIRLPGMSGIELQEKLAEEEFPLPVVMISGHADVPMAVRAMKNGAFDFLCKPVKVDDLVAAVGRAYDHYYDVDVDMDDELDATEDSLNRLTGREREVLDHVVDGLSSREIAEELTVSTKTVEAHRARINDKMRADNVAHLIRMCFNFNAAEEV; this is encoded by the coding sequence ATGTTACCAAAAAAGGGCCGTATCACTCGCAGGAAGCCAAAGAAAGCTCCACCACCGACCGAATTTGAGAGTCCGCGCAAGCGACGAGATTTCACCGTGTTTCTGGTTGAAGACGACCAGGGCATTCGTGCGTCGTTGAAAGAAGCTTTGGAAGAAGAAAAGCTTCAGGTCAACGATTACATGACCGCCATGGAATTCTATCGCGATTACCGCGAAGTTGTTCCCGGCGTATTGGTTCTGGACATTCGCCTGCCGGGCATGTCTGGCATCGAACTGCAGGAAAAACTGGCCGAAGAAGAATTCCCGCTGCCCGTTGTCATGATCTCAGGTCACGCTGACGTGCCAATGGCTGTGCGAGCCATGAAGAATGGTGCTTTCGACTTTCTCTGCAAGCCAGTGAAAGTTGATGATCTTGTTGCAGCAGTCGGTCGAGCGTACGATCACTACTATGATGTCGACGTCGACATGGACGACGAACTGGACGCAACGGAAGACAGTCTCAACCGACTGACAGGTCGCGAACGAGAAGTTCTGGATCACGTTGTGGATGGACTTTCCAGCCGCGAGATCGCTGAAGAACTCACGGTCAGCACAAAGACGGTCGAAGCTCATCGAGCCCGCATCAACGATAAGATGCGAGCAGACAATGTGGCTCACTTGATCCGAATGTGTTTCAATTTTAACGCTGCCGAAGAAGTGTAA
- a CDS encoding DUF4339 domain-containing protein yields MARYWIRNRGRVQGPFSEERIQGLLRRGRFSRHFHVSEDRKNWYPAGDFPELFAEAGGPEPDDEDGHFRSGGSPFDDDEDDDYDDPPERSRRKTQRASKPQATRRRTSVPDDDDDDIRDEHDDDDEDWEGDDTDGVLTGLVDWIESNVKVLAVVLLLVLGVLSWFAFMKEDFTQDTADLKTLQGYHSQIVRAHQTGAAADQWIPMMERILTELAPLVERLDENASAMDHVKQKLLFVARDDIPRMLKELPVNKQDAAQRVMQQLELVDNMIQQQTRFSEAGSLTAPQLIPPRAPQPNPPPAGQTPLGEAPPGATPPAEAPGTNNSGTNSTGASSPGTNSPGTGNPASSIPGTGRP; encoded by the coding sequence TTGGCGCGTTACTGGATTCGAAACCGTGGTCGTGTGCAAGGCCCGTTCTCAGAAGAACGCATCCAGGGACTGTTACGCCGAGGGCGTTTTAGTCGCCACTTTCACGTGTCGGAAGACCGGAAAAACTGGTACCCGGCAGGCGATTTCCCGGAACTGTTTGCCGAAGCGGGCGGGCCGGAACCGGACGACGAGGACGGCCATTTTCGTTCGGGCGGATCACCGTTCGATGACGACGAAGACGATGACTACGACGATCCTCCCGAACGATCTCGTCGCAAAACACAGCGGGCTTCCAAACCGCAGGCGACCCGACGTCGAACTTCTGTGCCAGATGATGATGACGACGACATTCGTGATGAACACGACGATGATGATGAGGACTGGGAGGGCGACGACACCGATGGCGTTCTGACCGGACTTGTCGACTGGATTGAATCAAACGTCAAGGTGCTTGCCGTCGTGCTGTTGCTGGTGTTGGGCGTGCTGTCGTGGTTTGCGTTCATGAAGGAAGATTTCACTCAGGACACCGCTGATCTGAAAACACTGCAGGGTTATCACAGTCAGATCGTTCGCGCGCATCAGACAGGAGCTGCTGCCGACCAGTGGATTCCGATGATGGAACGGATTCTGACCGAGCTAGCGCCGCTGGTAGAGCGTCTTGACGAAAATGCGTCGGCCATGGATCACGTGAAGCAGAAGCTGCTGTTTGTCGCGCGAGACGACATTCCTCGCATGCTCAAAGAGCTTCCGGTCAACAAGCAGGATGCAGCTCAACGAGTGATGCAGCAGTTGGAACTTGTGGACAACATGATCCAGCAGCAAACGCGGTTCAGCGAAGCAGGTTCGTTGACGGCCCCGCAACTGATTCCGCCGCGAGCACCGCAGCCGAATCCACCGCCAGCTGGCCAAACCCCACTCGGCGAGGCCCCGCCCGGCGCGACACCGCCAGCAGAAGCCCCCGGCACGAACAATTCTGGCACAAACAGCACCGGTGCGAGCAGTCCAGGCACAAACAGTCCAGGCACCGGAAATCCTGCGAGCAGTATTCCCGGGACGGGGCGGCCGTAA
- a CDS encoding sodium:solute symporter family protein, with amino-acid sequence MNEAAREAFSQTNFSTLDTVIVVAYLTISLGIGLLVKRYAGSMENYIGAGRKLGTWLGVATMTGTELGLVTVMYSAQKGFNGGFAAFHIGLIAGVGTLFVGLTGFIVGPLRRMEVLTIPEFYEKRFNKKIRVLGAVILVFAGILNMGLFLKTGSMFIVGVTGMASESYALHWVMVGLLTLVLVYTTLGGMISVVLTDYVQFVVLSFGLLLATVLAIWKLGWTHIFDTVQIHLGDAGFDPTLEGFGWSYMFWMVITTGFVGAAVWPTAVARALAMESEKSVRRQYCWSSISFAVRFIIPYFWGICALVFIVGGGEGSGLQELFWPSDASQAPLDDLYAMPIFLGRLLPPVMIGIVTAGMIAAFMSTHDSYFLAWSSVITQDIVAPLKSSEFPTASRVRLTRILIVLMGGYVLCWSLFYTGGEDIWDYMAVTGGIYFTGAFVVLMLGVYWKGASSFGAFLGLLSGLFMLLGLEPIQKASGLKYQNEAGDWIEVLTSPQVGLLTVAVAIVLTVVGSLLRPDEPNDKRVAIPEYQS; translated from the coding sequence ATGAACGAAGCCGCCCGCGAAGCATTCAGCCAGACGAACTTCAGTACGCTCGACACTGTGATCGTTGTGGCCTACCTGACGATTTCGTTAGGCATCGGCCTCCTCGTAAAACGCTACGCCGGGTCGATGGAAAATTATATCGGCGCCGGCCGCAAGCTGGGCACATGGCTGGGCGTGGCCACGATGACGGGCACAGAACTGGGCCTGGTCACGGTGATGTATTCGGCTCAAAAGGGTTTCAACGGAGGATTTGCGGCGTTTCATATTGGGCTGATTGCTGGTGTCGGAACGTTGTTTGTGGGCCTGACGGGCTTTATTGTCGGGCCATTGCGGCGCATGGAAGTGCTGACGATTCCCGAATTCTACGAAAAGCGATTCAACAAAAAGATCCGCGTTCTGGGTGCTGTGATTCTGGTGTTCGCCGGAATCCTGAACATGGGCCTGTTTCTGAAAACGGGTTCGATGTTCATCGTGGGCGTCACCGGCATGGCCAGCGAAAGTTATGCGTTGCACTGGGTAATGGTTGGCCTGCTGACGCTGGTGCTGGTGTACACCACTTTGGGCGGAATGATTTCTGTCGTGCTGACAGACTATGTGCAATTTGTCGTGCTGTCCTTTGGCCTGCTGCTCGCCACCGTGCTGGCCATCTGGAAACTCGGATGGACACACATCTTCGATACTGTGCAGATTCATCTGGGAGACGCCGGCTTCGATCCGACTTTGGAAGGCTTCGGCTGGTCGTACATGTTTTGGATGGTCATCACGACCGGTTTTGTCGGTGCGGCTGTCTGGCCAACTGCGGTTGCTCGAGCATTAGCGATGGAAAGTGAGAAGTCGGTGCGGCGTCAGTATTGCTGGTCGTCGATTTCGTTTGCCGTGCGATTTATCATTCCCTACTTTTGGGGCATCTGCGCGTTGGTGTTTATAGTTGGCGGCGGCGAAGGATCGGGGCTGCAGGAATTGTTCTGGCCGTCGGATGCAAGTCAGGCGCCGCTGGACGATTTGTATGCGATGCCCATCTTTTTAGGTCGTCTGCTGCCGCCGGTGATGATCGGCATCGTGACGGCCGGCATGATTGCCGCCTTCATGTCGACTCACGATTCGTACTTCCTGGCGTGGAGTTCCGTGATCACTCAGGACATTGTCGCGCCATTGAAGTCGTCCGAATTTCCGACTGCTTCACGAGTTCGGCTGACTCGAATTCTGATCGTCTTAATGGGCGGCTACGTGCTGTGCTGGAGTCTGTTCTACACAGGCGGAGAAGATATCTGGGACTATATGGCGGTCACCGGTGGCATCTATTTCACGGGCGCTTTTGTGGTGTTGATGCTGGGCGTTTATTGGAAAGGTGCCAGTTCGTTTGGCGCGTTTCTGGGGCTGCTGTCCGGCTTGTTTATGCTGCTGGGACTGGAACCGATTCAAAAAGCGAGCGGCCTGAAATACCAAAACGAAGCTGGCGACTGGATCGAAGTTCTGACCAGTCCTCAGGTCGGCCTGCTCACAGTTGCCGTCGCAATTGTGCTGACGGTCGTGGGGTCGCTTTTGCGGCCGGATGAGCCGAATGATAAGCGAGTCGCGATTCCGGAGTATCAATCATGA
- a CDS encoding UTP--glucose-1-phosphate uridylyltransferase has translation MTSTKEQLLERLKPFGQQHLLNWWDELSADQQNALAERIQQIDFALIEKIRQAAGNKEAADGAADSAARIESAAAPRSVVLQPTTDAERNQQQNDTALGEQLLADGKVAVITVAGGQGSRLGFDAPKGMFPIGPVTDRTLFQIFAEQIAARKKRHGGQIPWLIMTSAATHQPTVDFFQQQNHFGLDHATIHFFQQGSLPAVDAKTGKVLMADKASICLSPDGHGGLVTALESSGLLKQLADAGVEQIFYHQVDNPTVIMCDPALIGVHRRRESQLTTNVVKKSSPTEKMGVLVDVNGRLEIIEYSELTEEQAAKEDESGQWIFWAGNTAIHVFARTFFEELASDGCRLELHVANKKVAHIDQHGQPVEPESPNANKFERFIFDALPLAKNALIVEGNRDREFNPVKNADGSDSPATSRAALNRIGREWLAKAGHNIPDGTNVEISPLIALDEDELATKLSDGTVSVSDLTDAD, from the coding sequence ATGACATCGACTAAAGAACAGCTTCTCGAACGCTTGAAACCTTTCGGCCAGCAACACCTTTTGAACTGGTGGGACGAACTGTCAGCGGATCAGCAAAACGCTCTGGCCGAACGCATTCAGCAGATCGACTTCGCTCTGATTGAAAAAATTCGCCAGGCCGCCGGCAACAAAGAAGCCGCAGACGGAGCGGCCGACAGTGCTGCACGAATCGAATCTGCGGCCGCTCCCCGCAGCGTTGTGTTGCAGCCAACCACGGACGCCGAACGAAACCAGCAGCAAAACGACACTGCGCTGGGCGAACAGTTGCTGGCTGACGGTAAGGTCGCAGTGATCACTGTCGCCGGTGGCCAGGGAAGTCGGCTGGGGTTTGACGCTCCCAAAGGCATGTTTCCCATCGGCCCGGTCACCGATCGAACTCTGTTTCAGATCTTTGCCGAACAAATTGCGGCTCGCAAAAAGCGGCACGGTGGACAGATCCCCTGGTTAATCATGACCAGCGCGGCGACTCACCAACCGACCGTCGATTTCTTTCAACAGCAGAACCACTTCGGCCTCGATCACGCCACTATTCACTTTTTTCAGCAGGGCAGTTTGCCGGCCGTCGACGCCAAAACCGGAAAGGTGTTGATGGCGGACAAAGCGTCCATCTGCTTGTCGCCGGATGGTCATGGTGGCCTTGTGACGGCGCTGGAATCGTCCGGGTTGCTGAAGCAATTGGCCGACGCTGGCGTCGAACAAATCTTCTACCACCAGGTCGACAACCCGACCGTCATCATGTGCGACCCGGCTTTGATCGGCGTACATCGTCGTCGAGAATCGCAACTGACCACCAACGTCGTGAAGAAGTCCAGTCCCACCGAAAAGATGGGCGTGCTGGTGGACGTGAACGGTCGACTCGAAATTATCGAATACAGCGAACTCACGGAAGAACAGGCGGCGAAGGAGGATGAATCCGGTCAGTGGATTTTCTGGGCCGGCAACACCGCAATCCATGTGTTCGCTCGCACGTTTTTTGAAGAACTGGCGTCGGACGGCTGTCGACTGGAACTTCACGTTGCCAACAAAAAAGTGGCGCACATTGACCAGCACGGGCAGCCTGTGGAACCGGAATCTCCCAACGCCAACAAGTTCGAACGCTTCATTTTTGACGCTCTGCCACTGGCAAAGAACGCGTTGATCGTAGAAGGTAACCGCGACCGCGAATTTAACCCCGTCAAGAATGCGGACGGAAGCGATTCGCCCGCGACGTCGCGAGCGGCATTGAATCGTATTGGTCGTGAATGGCTGGCGAAGGCGGGACACAACATTCCGGACGGCACCAACGTCGAAATCAGTCCGCTGATTGCGTTGGACGAAGACGAACTGGCAACCAAACTATCGGACGGAACCGTTTCCGTCAGTGACCTGACAGACGCTGATTAA
- a CDS encoding SDH family Clp fold serine proteinase, translated as MQPSKYFQTVCCLTTVFCCAVHGVAQDDAAQARMRRMGQFVSLTSPINEIQVARVGNLAVELQAQAEREDKEAVLVLEIPAGSSTFGQVSDMARRLTRADISRVRTVAWVPETVDGYHAILALACHDIVMDPDAALGDIGRGATVPDEEQQFILSIVKRRRNSRVSLGVVHSMMDPSLELLRVRMEGATGLEEQRFLTPPELKIMRDRNTVISDTQTINDIGAPGLFNASDAQRSGFLVAKTVKSRRDVAALYDLPNSALREQFGGDSDVKAQLIRINEAITPLTEEFILRQIRTSVSKGANLLIFDIESPGGYLTSSVSIANAIAELNSSKVTTVAWIENQALSGAAIIAFGADRIIMRPDARIGDAGVIQETEAGGAFERAPEKIKSDFLVTVQNLAERKNRPVALLQAMVDKDLTVYQATNKETGRVTYMTELEIQDSNEEWVKGPVVPESRDDVLLTVNGQRAHDLTLADAPCENFDALRLRLGVPENNPLKPQARTWVDTLVWVLRTQIAGFGLITLAILCIYMELHLPSGFFGILSIVFFSLFFWSRYLGETAGSLELIMFVLGIGLLALEIFVVPGFGVFGVSGILLMAGSLVMASHTFAGMSAGERFNESMSSLGSLAGALCTVIVVAMILNRFLPSMPFINKLILTPPGYADVDENAPQLNPTILSSAGTSGPVSTGDVGVAASTLRPSGKANIGDHFLDVVSDGGYIDHGTEIEVIRIAGNRIIVRPHEPGGDEDDDAETA; from the coding sequence ATGCAACCGTCGAAGTATTTTCAAACAGTCTGTTGTCTGACGACCGTTTTCTGCTGCGCCGTTCACGGTGTCGCTCAGGACGACGCGGCCCAAGCGCGCATGCGTCGGATGGGGCAGTTTGTGTCGCTGACGTCGCCAATTAATGAAATTCAGGTTGCGCGAGTTGGTAACCTTGCGGTGGAATTACAGGCTCAGGCCGAACGCGAAGATAAAGAAGCAGTGCTTGTTCTGGAAATTCCGGCCGGGTCCAGCACGTTCGGTCAGGTCAGCGATATGGCTCGCCGATTGACGCGAGCCGACATTTCTCGAGTTCGCACGGTAGCGTGGGTGCCGGAAACCGTTGATGGGTATCACGCCATTCTTGCATTGGCATGCCACGACATCGTGATGGATCCCGACGCTGCCCTGGGCGACATCGGGCGCGGTGCGACAGTTCCCGATGAAGAACAGCAATTCATCCTTAGCATCGTCAAGCGACGGCGGAACAGCCGGGTTTCTTTGGGAGTTGTCCACTCGATGATGGACCCGTCGCTGGAACTGCTGCGCGTTCGTATGGAAGGTGCGACGGGGCTTGAAGAACAGCGGTTTCTGACGCCTCCCGAACTGAAAATCATGCGGGATCGCAACACGGTGATCAGCGATACACAAACGATCAACGACATCGGAGCGCCAGGACTGTTCAATGCGTCGGACGCTCAACGCAGCGGCTTTTTGGTCGCGAAGACGGTGAAATCGCGTCGCGATGTGGCGGCACTGTACGACCTTCCCAATTCGGCGTTGCGAGAACAGTTCGGTGGCGACAGTGATGTGAAAGCTCAACTGATTCGCATCAACGAAGCAATCACGCCGCTGACCGAAGAATTTATTCTGCGACAAATCCGCACGTCTGTGTCCAAAGGAGCCAACCTGCTGATTTTCGACATCGAATCGCCGGGCGGGTATCTGACGTCCAGTGTGAGTATCGCCAACGCGATCGCGGAGCTGAATTCTTCAAAAGTGACAACCGTCGCGTGGATCGAAAACCAGGCGTTAAGCGGTGCGGCCATCATTGCGTTCGGTGCTGATCGAATCATTATGCGGCCGGACGCACGCATTGGCGACGCGGGCGTGATTCAGGAAACCGAAGCCGGCGGTGCGTTCGAACGAGCGCCAGAAAAGATCAAAAGCGATTTTCTGGTCACGGTGCAGAATCTGGCCGAACGCAAGAATCGTCCGGTGGCTTTGCTGCAGGCAATGGTCGACAAAGATTTGACCGTTTATCAGGCCACGAACAAAGAAACGGGCCGAGTCACCTACATGACCGAGTTGGAGATTCAGGATTCCAACGAGGAATGGGTGAAGGGGCCGGTCGTGCCTGAGTCGCGTGATGATGTGCTGCTGACGGTCAACGGGCAGCGAGCTCACGACCTAACGCTGGCCGACGCTCCGTGCGAAAACTTCGATGCGTTGCGGTTGCGGCTGGGAGTTCCGGAAAACAATCCGCTGAAGCCACAGGCCAGAACATGGGTCGATACGTTGGTGTGGGTCCTGCGCACTCAAATTGCCGGGTTTGGGCTGATCACGCTGGCGATCTTGTGCATCTACATGGAATTGCATCTGCCGTCGGGCTTCTTCGGCATTCTGTCGATCGTTTTCTTTTCGCTGTTTTTCTGGAGTCGCTATTTGGGCGAAACAGCGGGGTCGCTGGAACTGATCATGTTCGTGCTGGGGATTGGTCTGCTGGCGCTCGAAATTTTTGTTGTCCCGGGCTTCGGTGTGTTCGGTGTATCCGGCATTTTGTTGATGGCTGGTTCGCTGGTGATGGCCAGCCATACGTTCGCCGGCATGTCGGCGGGCGAACGGTTTAATGAATCGATGAGCAGCCTTGGCAGTTTGGCGGGCGCGCTTTGCACGGTGATTGTCGTGGCGATGATTCTGAACCGATTTTTGCCGTCGATGCCCTTCATTAACAAGCTGATTCTGACACCTCCAGGCTACGCCGACGTGGACGAAAACGCACCTCAGCTGAATCCAACGATCCTAAGTTCGGCGGGAACATCTGGTCCCGTCAGCACGGGGGATGTCGGCGTCGCAGCGTCGACTCTGCGGCCGTCCGGCAAGGCCAACATCGGCGACCATTTTCTGGACGTCGTTAGTGACGGAGGCTACATCGACCACGGCACGGAGATCGAAGTGATTCGCATTGCCGGCAACCGAATTATCGTGCGGCCGCATGAACCCGGCGGCGACGAAGACGATGATGCCGAGACCGCGTAG